TCGTGGGCGAGGTTACTATTTCTACATTATCCTTAACGGATAACCCCTCTTTAATTCTCTTCCTCAGTTCTTCAGCCAGTTTTCTTCTTCCTATCACGTACAATACCTTTGATCCCGATTGTAgtttttttatcaattgtatTGCATGGTGGGTTTTTCCGGAGCCCATTATACCCGAAATTAATTCAACGACGCTTTTGTTGTTTAGGTCTAAACGCGAAAAGTCTGTGACCTCGTTGAACGTTGGCATTGGTTTGCACAGCATTTCTGGAATGCCTTTTTTCCAAACGGGTTCATACATGTACTCATTGTATACTTCGGTTGGAAAAGAAGACACATCGATGTTCAAACCGATCCTTTTTAAAAACGCCATGTGTTTTGACCGACATATAAGATCAATTTTAGAAACAATGAAATTGTAGTTTCTCTCAGCCTTGTCAGACAGTGAATGGTTCATCCATTGAATGACGCGTTCTTTGGGCGGATCGTAGATGGCTATCACGGCATTTAAGAATCGAAAATACCAATTGAAATTTCGGCGACGTAGCATTTTTCCATCTATTTCGAACCATTGATTTACTTTAAGATTCTCAAAATATTCCATGGTTTCAACGTCTTTTAAACACCGAGCATCGTCTCTGCTCGGTAGCACCGTGTCGATGTAATGCTGTTTTTGCCTTGGCGTAAAAGGGTCCTCCATGTGAATTAATCTTTGAAATTCTTCATCTTTGGGAAGTGTTACCATTACGCATTTACCATTTGTAGCAAATCGACCACAAATAAAAATGGGATCCAGCAAACACTCGTACCCCTCTAATTCCTCTACTATCTCAAACGGAGAACAATCTGCCTCCGGTTTCGTCTGCCCTGGAAGTCTCATCAACCTGTTTTTAGTATAAACAGCGCCGTCATAGGCAAAATTATACATTCTTTTGGACAAAATTTTGTAATCCGATATTTCCTCTATTTTCTCTCCGTCTTCATGCTCTGAAACCCAACTCTTAAATGCTTTCATAAAAGAAGCATgctcttctttatttttaaaaagaagagtttCGTAAATAACATGGTATGAATGTTTGTATTTAACTTCTTCTAACCCGGTATCatggttatttattttctttactctGGATCCCTTTGTTACGAAAAGATTGGATTTTACATTATAGTGCCAACGTTTAAGAAAGCGGTCAAACAAGTCTAATACGATATAGAGTTTGTCATTATTGTTTGATTCCTTTGGATCGCTCATCCATTCTACGTCAAAATAATGGCGTCTTTTTTCATCTCGCACCACCTCgtaaaaatttttattatcCTTGACTATCATTTCCATCAACTCGTGTTCGTTACATACATGATCTCGCGATCGATGAAAAGAACCACATTGAGCAAATCTATACTGCTTATAAGGTGATGAACTGGAAACGTCCTGTGCAATTCTAACTTGCCCGATATTACATTGATAAGGCCCCATTTTCTTACCTTTGGAtaacatttcaataaatttatccATTTGCCTTTGACagtcttcttcttttttgaaAGGTTTTTCGCTGTTGTATCCATGCATAGACCACTTGCAGATATCTTTAATGTCTTTCATGTCCTTGTTTTTTACTCTCTGAAGGTCgacattaaacttttttttcatccgctgttcaaaactttgaatcgTTATTACTTTGTGTGTATTGTTGGtcaatgttaaatatttactaTCCACGGTAATGTTGACtcgtgtttttgtttttatccattgaatcattttatcaaattgcGATTTAAGTATAAAAACCGCCAAAAACATAACACTTCTTTCACTGTTAATTTTAATtcgcatatttttttaaaattatataggtCAGGCTCTCTACAAGCAAGTGAGGAtgattttaattagttttttcTTTGGTCTAAAActgttacttttttatttgtaagattttaaattaaaaaagggtTTGTTTTAGCagcaataaaattatatcacttACTAGGGACAGTACAAATTTATCCTTCCTTTTCAACTTGAAATGAATccaacaaaaatatttccttacTGAAAATCGCCTTTTATTAAATCTTCCGGTAAAATAACCTACTTCCGCCCAACTCTAACAATCAAAAAACAGAATGACATGAAGTGTGTTTTCTGTTCAAATGTTAACAGCAAGAGGATAAAACAACGTTTCTCCCCGTCTTTTATAAACTTTTAGCAATCCTGCTCATGCGCAATAAACCAGCCAATCAGATTATCCaacattctatatttagaggtcacGTCATCAAGCTAAGGGTCGGAAAGTCTCGTCATGTGACCCGCGAGATATAACGAGAAAACGTACTTCCGGGCAGTTGCTGCAATAATGGCGCTATCAATAATATACTGGGCTCGATATGTAGATGGTCATACAAAGCTTACTAGGAAGAGCGAGAAAGCCGTGGATAGCGACAGGGTGTTAAAGTTCGTTTTAGACAAAGAATGTCACGTGATATCGGCGGTGGTTCAAGCTTCAATGCGAGACACTTCATACAAAGTTCAggtatgtacaaaatatttagCCGTCTTCATCCCTACATTTAATCAACCAGGGTAAAACTATGCAtcgaattttttctttaagttaACAGTATCGCTTTCTGCGATCAAGAAATGTgctacattgtatatttttaaccTTAAGTTCGTCATTGTTGCCGTTGTAAATAACCCCTACCCCCACTTTTAGTCTTTAAtagatatatttgtttttaataatatatataagtatttcCCACTATAAATACAATATGTCAATATATTCATACACGCAAAGTTGCTTCACAgacatttcattaattttttacaaagaTATTTCTGGAAAATGAAGATGATGATGCAGGAACAATTATATCATCAACCTGTGAATGCCCTATGGGTCAGTTTCGCTGCCACCATGTAGCTGCTGCACTTCTGTTTGGGTAATCATTACTAATCTATTATCATACACATGTAAATCAGCATTCTTGTGTTAATCATGGTTGTAATAAgtgttaaatgtatattgtcaGCTGATTTTTTGCATTCCAGTGTGTATTAAGTTCagtttaaagaataaatctatATGATAGCTTATCTAAACATTGGGATTAATGATgatatttaagatataaaagaGCAAGTAAGACAGATGTGAAGTGCAGCTGGATCAAGCATCCAAAATCGGCACCTCCCAAATCCACAACAACCATGGCGGAAATGTATCCACCCAGGCAACAAGATTATAGGTAAATCACCAGGACACTTAtgcaatatattttgttaaaatgtcagTGCTGGGCAAAATCAGATTTTTATAAACCATAATGATACCATTTCTATAAAATGTGAATTCAGAGCATTAAAAAGAGAGATGACAGATGCCGACAGATCATATTTGTATGATCAGCTAGGTCTTTTGGGTAGATTTACAGGTTTGatcaataattatcattttatccCTGTTTGAGGGAAAACTGTTTCCTCTAATTGAGGCCCTTTTATTTTTACGTAAATATTGTATTAATGTTGTGCATggatatgaatttattttcaaaaaagccTTTGTTTCTTTCAGTTTGCATGTGCATGTAACAAAAATTATTGAACTTTTCAAGCTGAACACctttttgtaaatatgaattaattgtccgccatatttctcttttacCACTGTTATCCCTACATCCCCTTTAAAAGCTGCAGCTCTCATATCAGTTAAAAGTATATCGCTGAAGAGGTCTCACCCGTGAGGATGTAAATCTTGCTTCGCAATGCTATTTACAAATAGAATTTGcacatataatatttaaagaaataaatgcataaaatccaaaGACCATGAAAGGAACACTAAATGTCGGCCACAAGTTAAAAtcaaagggtttatatacctGTAGATATATACTTGTGTGACTGTGCTTATTTACAGgtggtgttcagctttaagaaacattcattaaatgaatatttcaacaactgatatgtaaagaaaattatctATGCAGGAAAAATGATCTCGCAACATAATTCATCTTTCTGTTAAATATGGTAAACCTAATGACATATATTCCAATTGACACAAGCATTGTCgagaaatttttttatcaaggcaatatcattttttttttatatacataattgTCACACTTACACCTATATTGATTACACATGTTCATATGAAAACTATGACATCCTTTTGTTGGCCATatgatttctttatttaatcTTTGCAGCTATGCATTGGATTTTGTCTAAAGAACCTGAATGTGAGGAAATGCCAGCATTACTTATTGAGGACCAGCTTACAAGTGAAGAGTACATGAATGCCCAGTGCAAGTCTTCATATCTGAGGtacttttgaaattataataatggtactgctctctttctctctctctctctctctcatctctcaatctataaatatgtaataataaattttttttctggttCATTGCAATAGGGATAAGCTTGTTATTTCTTCGGAAAATGTCATTAAGACTGCATGGATGACTACAGGTCAACGAGAGAATTCGTTATGGGCAGCTGTTCGCAAGTTACGAATAACTGCATCAAATTTTGGGCAAGTTATCGGAGCTATCAGGAGAAATCGGTAATTCATTGATTTCAACATATATTGATTTCTTAAATAACTATAATCTTTAatctaaatcttttttattataataagaaataatttagaatcttaattttatttttaggctAACTTTATCCTTGAAGAAAAGGTTACTCAGTGCTTACAATCTTGAGAAGAGACCTTCTATTCAGTGGGGACTTACACATGAAAAGGTTGCAATAGATAGCTATTGTAAGCTTTCAGAGGTGTCTGTATTGCAGACAGGTAAACATTTATACTGTCAAACTCAAATCTTGGCATAAAACCTGTTCATCTTCAATGTTCATTTGAATCATTATTATtgattgaatcattttttttaattatgtgaTATGAAACTAATTTATGATAcagtttttgaaacattttattttactttcaattAAAGGTATTTGGCTCCATGAATCAGGAGTTCTTGGAGCTTCTCCTGATGGATTTGTCCAGGGTGATCCTAAAACGTGTAATATGAATGTCCACCTTCAAAGTAAACTGACAGCATCACCAGCAATTTTAGAGGTGAAATGTCCGTTTTCAGCAAGAGCGATGTCCATAAAGGATGCTTGTGCAAActtgaaagatttttttctaggtAGGTTCAGAGATTGATTAGAAagatttgcatacaaaacattATGTTGAGGttaaaattaaatactgtaTGTTACCAATAACCCATCCTTAGGTTTGATTGCGTTAATGAAACCTAGTAAATTTTAGCTCTTGTGagtttttctttaataatttttcttaatattttagaGTGCGACTCTGAGGGCACTTTGCGTCTCAAGAGAGCCATGACTATTGGCATCAAGTTCAAGGCCAACTTTATCTAACAGGAACTTCATGTTGTGATTTCGTGGTTTGGACACCAGTCAGTATTGAAGTTATTCGCATTCTTAAAGATGACTCATGGGAATGCCACTTGAAAAACatgattgaattttatttcaatgtttttttaccCTCTCTTAATTAAAAACTTGGCAGACTGTAATTCAGAAATTTTCTATTTACTGTTTATTTTCCTATTGATACATTAAATTACTCTAgacaaaacaattcattttgtttaactGTTTAATTCTGATCAAAGCAAACATCAGCATGTGTCAGTTCACAGTGTGTAAAAGTGGTTAATAACGAAATGACCTTAACTACACATCATCATTCATGTAGTAGTGTACAGCTAAAGTTTAACAAGTGCTACATATATCTACACTCTGCCCCAGATTATTATTTCCAACGCCTGTGTTCATCATTTGACAAGATGGAAGAggtgtttcaaaatatttacattataaaatattttgaactttgaggcattaataaataaaaaaaattaaatttactaTAGGCCTAAGCAAAATGTCAAAGCAAAGATATCTTTGGACATGGTATAAGACATGGTCTGAAGCTCAGAATTACACTAATTAGGAATTTCATATTTATCGGCTATTTCCTTCAGTAGGGGAGATTGCAAATTTACAAGTGccacacataattgaaaaatctttGTGGACAAATGTCTGTATTGTGAAGGTATATGGTTTAGAATACAGTAGTTCTTGATTCTTTCAATTGCACGCTCCACGTGAATTCGACTTCTCCCAATCTTGTAACATAACTGTGCTTCTTCCTTTGTAAAATGAGATTTTGATGAAAGGAAAGGTGGTATGTTTAATGTTACACCTGATGGAAGTTTGTCGAAAATGTTAAACCCCTTATCTGCAAGGATCATGTCACCTGGCTTTAACATATCCAAAACTCCACAATGATCGACTATGGCAGCATCAGAGGTGGAACCAGGATAGAGTTCGGAACAATACACAAGTGCCCCGTTTGGTGCTACACAAGTAACAGCCTTTGCTGTATGGCGACTTTTATAGTTGCTATAAGATAAGGACTGGCTGTTCATATTTGAGGGTACATCCTGGGTAATCTCTGTGGCATCCATAGCGATTCTTGCCGAGGAGAACTCCTCGAATGATTTTGGCATTGATCCTTTGCACTTTAACTGGGAAGGTATTCCTACAGTTTTCATCACTCCTTCGAATAGAATTTCATGAAGCGCTGCAACATATGTATTGAAGATATTGGATACTGTAGATTTGCTGGTGTTGAATCTTTCCGCCAAATCTAGATCCCTGAGATTCAGACGCAATTTCATAAGGGTCATAAGGAGTTGGTCACTGGTACTAAATCCTTGTACTGTCCATCCACTGAAATAGTTAAATGGACCCATCCTCTCCAAAACATTGACCAACACATTGAATACCTCGGTGGGAAATGATGTATATAATAGCATCTGTAAATTAAAACATGCAtgtcaaataattttattcatacTATCACTATATTACATGTGATATACTTTTAGTTAGGAATTTTAACCATCTTTTTCAGGTAGAACTAAAAGCTCTATCAGTACATGCAGTATGAAAATGTTATGTTCTACCTGTGAAATCATAGTTATATAGAACAAATTTATCTTTAAGaactacaatgtatatatatgatttacaaaatcaacaacttgatacattatcttttttctttaaaaaaaaacaacatgtatagAACAGTCAATTTGAATCTGTGGAATACACTCGTGTAACAAACCTTGTCTGGGTCTTGTATTATGTTTCTTATGGTAAAAGGTTGTTTTCTTAATCTTAGAGATTCTAATTCTCTTTGGAGGTCTTTGACTTTTTCTTCCAAATCATTTACACTTTCTGTAATGTTAACAAAAGCTAtaagcaattttttctttaaatcttacTTATGTTGAGAAATGTTTAATAGAGAATATAAGCCTTTGTCTGCAGGCATATAATAGAATAGGTTAATATGCCCATTTCCTCCAAATATAGACATACAGAAAATTGTTATAGAAACTTCATTTTTACTGTAATGTCATATTTTGAGTAATGAAATTTGAAGTTTgctcatatttttctttccctaatgattcaaattataattaAGTAATTAATTTATCTAAGAACATGTGTACCCTCTGATGTCTCCGGTAAAGAAACAGCATAGCAGTGATCATGATCAGTGTTGCTGCCTTGCACATCTTTGGACAATGTTTCCACAGGACCTGTTCTATCTGCAaaccaaacaaattaattttatggttttttttgttgtcaTTAATGGTTTCATTGtgaaaatgtttatactccattctttattcacatatattattaattaagaATATCTCATTTAAAACTTTCGCAAGCAAGACCAAGTATTCTGATGTTTCTGTATGGGAGTAAAGTGTAAGAATATGAAAAACGTATAACCTTCAAAGGAATCTGGAGCATCATTACAGTGTTCATGGTTTGATTTTGCTTTCTCTTCTATTTCTCCTTCAACAAGTCTAAGTCTGTAAAATTGAATGACATActgttgcattttttttttttgaaaaataaaaaaacatttgcttCATGTGATTTAAATTGTACCAGTACTTGGAATCGTAAATTATTGTTGATATACATTATTGTGTACAACTTCCTCCCTTTAAGGAGAGAAGggatattattacatgtataagttcataagtaaaaattaaaattctctaTCCTACAGCTCAGTGAAATTGTCAAATAAGTAAACACAGAGAGAGATGATTGAGTCAAAAAGTACAAGTCAAGAAGAGTGCTTCCACTGTGTAAAGTAGTACATAAACTTAAACTATACATGGTCAATGTAGAGTTCTAAACATTTACCTTTTTGGCTTAGAATGGTCTGGAAAGCAACCAAGATTTTTGCTATAAGCAAAAATTGTTGGTCCATTTTCCTTTACACCATCCTTAAAATGACAGCTACACAGCCTGTCGTTGGCGGTATAGGCTCTATCTGCTCTCCTGTAAAGACAAGATTAACCATGTTATAACAGAGGATTTTAACATAGGTATAATACAAACTGGACCGCCATCTTTACAAATATTTGGTGGtggttttttatatttcttaactttcctttttttaaagatttactatttgttatttccttaaaatttaaaacaattcaaaatgccTATTGCGCCAATCACCCTCATCAACCTAGCTATTCTTCTCTCGCGCACAAACACATCACATGCATCCAACTATATTTAATATTATCACAAAAGAATTATGCTGCAAATTTAACTCAGACTTGGCGATGTAAAGTACAGTTTGAAAGATCTCGTTACAAAACTAAATCCATTAACTTTTCACGTGGAAATGACAGTACAGTGGACTTTAGCATAAACACTGCACCGTGACCTTGAATTACGCTTTTCTTATctactttcaaaataaaacaggtGAAATTGCATATTTACCTGCACCTCTGTATCCACTTATTCCTTTCCTTCGGATTTGTTGGAAATCTAAACAAGCTGCACGTCCTTTTCGCCCCTGTCattagctgcaggactgtagctcccggtctgaaaaaattcggatggacgacctgggagctacagttcctcccatagtaaaaaactgcaatttacggcgcacaaaaaattgcgctagttttggacttattaaccttattttcatacaaattctgtacaaatctttgatcccaaaaaattcctcggacatttttctacagatatcgtcacttcacttacttctgatagtcttttaaacaccatcaccagccctgtAAATTAAAGAggtgcaagtttgtttacatttaaaaatgacgactctcgatctcgacgtaaattagCATCCTTctttttccgaggtcggttatcatgAGGCCGGTTCGATTTGCTCTTCTAAATACCGAAGAAGAGTCTTCCGCTTTAAGAAAACGTGTTCGTTTTATCTAAAACTACTTCCGGTAGATCTTCTGCCTCTTCCATCCCGCGAGCAGAAGAGACTGGAAAACAATATGGCGGATGATGGCGGGTAAGTAAAATTATggaaagattttcaaaaatgtttattattagtAGTAGTTAATCggataaaattatcaacaatatgtataaaatatgcatttgtaatgtcaaaaagataattaacagattaataaagtattttaaggTAGCAGTTAACCAGTTAACGTGGTTTATAAAAAGGGTTTCAAGTTATGGCATGAGTGGAAAGTACAGCGAATGCGTGTATCGTTTAAATTATTGCTATGTTAATGCatttgatttaatgattttattttttatagattCACGAATGTCAACGTTACTTTGGGGAACGGAAAACTTGTATCTGTCCAAGTATCGCCAGAGTTGTTTGGGCACTTTACCTCATCAGGTTTTTATTCTTTAGCATACAATTAACGTgaacacatttttaaacattacacaTGCATGTTTATTATAATACCTTATACCTATAATACTTGTAtctacaggcacgtagcatcgtttttgaaagtggggggggggggggggcagactcatccaaaaaatcatgacaagcaaaaaaaaaaaaaagggaattttTTAAGTtccccaaaatcttcaaattccaaatcgggggggggggggggggggggggggggctggtgtAGTATagcctttaacttcaatttcactactcatttccttattttcaaatcaattttttacatactcccaaaaaagtgggggtgggggggggggggccaaaaattgttcctgcgagaaaaagtggggggggggggcctggcccccccccccccccccccctgatgctacgtgcctgatctATTATAGATGTAACGTTAATAAACAATTCTCACACTTAGAACTAATTCTACAAATTAAATagtaatttaatatttatttttttattaagttaatTTGCATTcgtagaatatatatttttataacagaTCCTGATTTAAAACAGTTGGCTAAACAACTCATCATACAAGCAGCTATGGAGAAAGATAGTGAAGCAGAATGTGAAGAATTGCCAGGTATTTTTTCAGACATTATTTCTCCTTAAGTTTATAAAAAGGCATACTATCCTAAAGTCTGTCTCAAGATATTTTGGCCACacattttctaaaattattctatatcaaaattctttaattttaattttatttaatattttatttataaatacctct
This is a stretch of genomic DNA from Crassostrea angulata isolate pt1a10 chromosome 4, ASM2561291v2, whole genome shotgun sequence. It encodes these proteins:
- the LOC128180848 gene encoding uncharacterized protein LOC128180848 codes for the protein MTGAKRTCSLFRFPTNPKERNKWIQRCRRADRAYTANDRLCSCHFKDGVKENGPTIFAYSKNLGCFPDHSKPKRLRLVEGEIEEKAKSNHEHCNDAPDSFEDRTGPVETLSKDVQGSNTDHDHCYAVSLPETSEESVNDLEEKVKDLQRELESLRLRKQPFTIRNIIQDPDKMLLYTSFPTEVFNVLVNVLERMGPFNYFSGWTVQGFSTSDQLLMTLMKLRLNLRDLDLAERFNTSKSTVSNIFNTYVAALHEILFEGVMKTVGIPSQLKCKGSMPKSFEEFSSARIAMDATEITQDVPSNMNSQSLSYSNYKSRHTAKAVTCVAPNGALVYCSELYPGSTSDAAIVDHCGVLDMLKPGDMILADKGFNIFDKLPSGVTLNIPPFLSSKSHFTKEEAQLCYKIGRSRIHVERAIERIKNYCILNHIPSQYRHLSTKIFQLCVALVNLQSPLLKEIADKYEIPN